A genomic segment from Agelaius phoeniceus isolate bAgePho1 chromosome 2, bAgePho1.hap1, whole genome shotgun sequence encodes:
- the ANGPTL5 gene encoding angiopoietin-related protein 5, with the protein MSHHFRVTSFICLNIFLFGLGETVINNGEPCSPKDTRNVGAVEEPLQAEEKNKSADISKQKEQCLVPCDAQAKILRGDKHYMCRNLQNSLAEYARSTKKLVRDMMDDQQSSLDYLSNQVNELMNKLVLLNTVILRKHLDPLPYKAVQSHGLDCTHIKDTVGSVSKTPSGLYIIHPEGSNYPFEVLCDMDFRGGGWTVVQKRTDGIVPFQRTWSEYLDGFGDLTGEFWLGLRKIFDIINQKATHFSLYVDLESENDKHAYASYDGFWIEDESCYFKIHLGHYSGNAGDAFRGYRREDNQNSMPFSTFDVDNDGCRPMCTIKGQPVKSCSNFSDNTGWWFNKCGLANLNGVHRYRGRFLATGIHWDTWTMNKKPVKIKSVSMKIRRTNYPYFH; encoded by the exons ATGAGCCACCACTTTAGGGTAACTTCATTTATTtgtcttaatatttttttgttcGGTTTAGGAGAGACTGTCATAAATAATGGCGAACCTTGTTCACCTAAG GACACAAGGAATGTTGGAGCTGTGGAGGAACCACTCCaggcagaagagaaaaataaatctgcagatatttcaaaacaaaaagaacaatGCCTTGTACCGTGTGATGCTCAAGCTAAAATTTTACGAGGGGACAAACATTACATGTGCA GAAATTTGCAGAACTCTCTTGCTGAATATGCCAGAAGTACAAAAAAACTGGTAAGAGACATGATGGATGATCAACAGTCTTCACTGGATTACCTTTCTAATCAG GTAAATGAACTAATGAACAAACTTGTTCTTTTGAACACAGTAATTTTGAGAAAACATCTGGATCCACTTCCTTATAAAGCAGTTCAATCTCATG GTTTGGACTGCACTCATATTAAAGATACTGTTGGTTCAGTTTCAAAAACTCCAAGTGGTCTGTACATTATCCATCCAGAAGGATCAAATTATCCTTTTGAG GTTTTGTGTGACATGGATTTTCGAGGAGGTGGATGGACTGTGGTTCAGAAAAGAACTGATGGAATTGTTCCGTTTCAGAGAACATGGTCTGAATATCTGGATGGATTTGGTGACCTTACTg GAGAATTTTGGCTTGGACTGAGGAAGATTTTTGACATCATAAATCAAAAGGCCACTCATTTCAGTCTTTATGTGGATTTGGAATCAGAAAATGACAAGCATGCCTATGCATCATATGATGGATTTTGGATAGAGGATGAATCATGTTATTTTAAGATCCATTTGGGGCATTATTCAGGAAATGCTG GAGATGCATTTAGAGGATATAGAAGAGAAGATAATCAAAATTCCATGCCTTTCAGCACTTTTGATGTTGATAACGATGGATGCAGGCCAATGTGCACTATTAAAGGACAGCCAGTAAAGAGCTGCAGTAACTTCAGTGATAACACCGGATGGTGGTTTAACAAGTGTGGCCTTGCAAATCTTAATGGTGTTCATCGCTACAGAGGTAGATTCCTTGCAACTGGCATTCACTGGGATACATGGACAATGAACAAAAAACCAGTCAAAATTAAATCAGTTTCCATGAAAATTCGGAGAACCAATTATCCATATTTCCATTAA